The following coding sequences lie in one Candidatus Paceibacterota bacterium genomic window:
- a CDS encoding ABC transporter ATP-binding protein, translating into MKNTPKIGIKEVALSFWRIVKTVRFWLILTLIGSIGPTVIDIFVPLQYRNFFNLLADATDKAATIPALSKIIVIVLVLNLAEWAISRIGTIGIDRFESKGSIRIRQLSFEYLIDHSYTFFANNFTGSLTQKIGRYARAYESLTDRISYNIIPLAIRIVGTIIIVFTINNVIAWVIVGWTILFLAFNYTFARFKLKYDIAKAAADTKSSGLLADNITNHNTIQLFTGQRMENERYKETTNEQLRLGLLVANLNEAMDATQALLMILMEFFLFYFSIRLWAENQISLGTFVLFQTYILGLGYRLWGFSNIIRNLYEAFADAKEMVEILHLPHEIQDQPNAQNLQIRKGEVRFENLSFSFNENRQVLKDVDLTIAGGEKVALIGPSGAGKSTFVRLLLRLYNVTSGKILIDEQDIQQVRQESLHANISLVPQDPILFHRTLMENIRYGKRDATDEEVIRAAKLAHCDEFIESLPKKYETYVGERGIKLSGGERQRVAIARAILKNAPILVLDEATSSLDSHSEALIQDALEKLMQNKTVIVIAHRLSTIQKMDRIVVVENGKIIEEGTHQSLLQKEGGLYQKLWNLQAGGFIVTDDGEEETIEEKDTEEEED; encoded by the coding sequence ATGAAAAACACCCCGAAAATCGGCATAAAAGAGGTGGCGCTCTCATTCTGGCGGATAGTCAAAACCGTTCGTTTTTGGCTTATACTCACTTTAATTGGGAGTATCGGCCCCACTGTTATTGATATCTTTGTTCCGCTGCAATATAGAAACTTTTTTAACTTATTGGCTGACGCCACGGATAAGGCGGCGACCATTCCCGCTCTTTCGAAAATCATTGTTATTGTTCTTGTTCTGAATTTAGCCGAATGGGCTATTTCTCGGATTGGCACTATCGGTATTGACCGTTTCGAGAGTAAAGGTTCAATCAGGATACGTCAGCTATCGTTTGAATATCTAATCGATCATTCTTACACTTTCTTTGCCAATAATTTTACCGGATCGTTGACACAGAAGATTGGCCGCTATGCCCGCGCATATGAGAGTTTGACCGATCGGATCTCTTACAACATTATTCCGCTTGCTATTCGAATTGTCGGAACGATTATTATTGTCTTTACTATTAACAACGTCATTGCTTGGGTAATTGTCGGCTGGACAATTCTCTTTTTAGCTTTTAATTACACCTTTGCCCGATTCAAACTGAAGTACGATATTGCCAAAGCGGCTGCCGATACTAAGTCCTCGGGCCTTTTGGCTGACAACATCACCAATCACAACACCATTCAACTTTTTACTGGACAACGAATGGAGAACGAAAGATATAAGGAAACAACAAATGAACAGCTCCGCCTCGGTCTTTTGGTAGCCAATTTAAATGAGGCAATGGACGCCACGCAAGCTTTATTGATGATCCTGATGGAATTTTTTCTGTTCTATTTTTCCATTCGATTGTGGGCGGAAAATCAAATCAGTTTGGGAACATTCGTGCTTTTTCAAACCTACATTCTTGGTCTAGGTTATCGACTTTGGGGGTTCAGTAACATCATCCGCAATCTTTATGAAGCGTTTGCCGACGCCAAGGAAATGGTGGAAATTCTGCATTTGCCACATGAAATTCAGGATCAGCCAAACGCCCAAAATCTTCAAATCAGGAAAGGGGAGGTGAGATTCGAGAATCTTTCATTTAGTTTTAATGAAAATAGGCAGGTGCTAAAAGACGTTGATCTAACAATCGCTGGCGGAGAAAAAGTGGCTCTTATCGGCCCTTCGGGTGCAGGTAAATCAACTTTCGTTCGCCTCTTACTTCGACTCTATAACGTTACTAGCGGTAAGATCTTGATAGATGAACAAGATATTCAGCAAGTGCGACAGGAAAGTCTCCATGCCAATATTAGTCTGGTGCCACAGGACCCAATTCTTTTTCACCGAACCTTGATGGAAAATATTCGATATGGAAAGCGTGACGCCACCGATGAAGAGGTGATTAGAGCGGCCAAATTGGCACACTGTGATGAATTTATTGAGAGCTTGCCGAAGAAATATGAAACTTATGTGGGAGAGCGAGGTATCAAGCTTTCCGGAGGGGAAAGGCAGCGGGTCGCCATTGCCAGAGCCATTCTGAAAAACGCGCCAATTCTAGTGCTGGATGAAGCGACATCAAGTCTTGATTCACATTCGGAAGCTTTAATTCAGGACGCCTTGGAAAAGCTGATGCAGAATAAAACCGTAATTGTTATCGCTCACCGACTTTCTACTATTCAAAAAATGGATCGTATTGTAGTAGTAGAAAATGGCAAAATCATTGAAGAAGGTACACATCAGTCGCTGCTTCAGAAAGAAGGCGGGCTGTATCAGAAATTATGGAATTTACAGGCAGGCGGTTTTATTGTGACTGATGATGGGGAAGAGGAGACTATTGAAGAAAAAGATACAGAGGAGGAAGAGGATTAA
- a CDS encoding ScpA family protein yields the protein MTTKFAIKTEQFEGPLDLLLNLIEKRKLLINDISLAKVTDDYLGYLKNLPQFSIPESANFILIASTLVLIKSRSLLPVISLSEEEEMSIEELQERLRVYKILKEATAGLREHFGRKIIFPKSSTRMTVSVFSPAEDLSLDSLVSSMQNLLANLPKNERLPKTVVEKVISLEEMIDSLTVRIKDSLKMSFREFTKISKENKINIIVSFLAMLELVKQGIIDVTQNTNFDDIHMETQSLETPKYN from the coding sequence ATGACGACAAAATTCGCCATCAAAACCGAACAATTTGAAGGGCCTCTTGATCTGCTTTTAAACCTGATTGAGAAGCGAAAGCTTCTGATTAACGACATCTCTCTAGCCAAAGTGACCGATGATTATCTGGGCTATTTAAAAAATCTACCTCAATTTTCCATTCCGGAAAGCGCCAATTTTATATTAATTGCTTCTACTCTGGTTCTTATAAAGTCCAGATCTTTATTGCCGGTAATCAGCCTCTCGGAGGAAGAAGAAATGAGCATTGAGGAGCTTCAAGAGAGGCTTCGAGTTTACAAAATTTTGAAAGAGGCTACGGCCGGCCTGCGCGAGCACTTTGGCCGAAAGATAATTTTTCCAAAGTCATCAACGCGAATGACGGTTTCTGTCTTTTCTCCGGCAGAGGATTTATCCCTGGACTCATTAGTAAGTTCCATGCAAAATCTCTTAGCTAATCTACCAAAGAATGAGCGACTGCCAAAAACGGTAGTGGAAAAAGTAATTAGTCTGGAAGAGATGATTGATAGTCTGACGGTCCGCATCAAAGATTCCTTAAAGATGAGTTTTCGAGAGTTTACCAAAATTAGCAAAGAGAATAAGATAAATATTATCGTCAGCTTTCTGGCCATGCTTGAATTGGTCAAACAGGGCATAATTGATGTCACCCAAAATACCAATTTTGACGATATTCATATGGAAACTCAAAGTCTTGAAACTCCAAAATATAATTGA
- the scpB gene encoding SMC-Scp complex subunit ScpB produces the protein MNLENKIEAILFWKGEPLSIKRLADILKKDPAEIEAALTTLERRLETGGLVLMRKEDEVMLGTAPALSKMIEDLAKEELTKDLGRAGLETLSVILYKGPITRREIDFIRGVNSTFILRHLLIRGLVEKITNPKDERSFLYKPTFELLSYLGASRLESIPNYQEVLTQLNDFQKAEEKSEVESEGETTSEPSEENLEPVQNE, from the coding sequence ATGAATCTGGAAAATAAAATTGAAGCAATTCTGTTTTGGAAGGGCGAGCCGCTCTCTATCAAGCGGCTCGCCGACATTCTCAAAAAAGATCCAGCCGAAATTGAAGCGGCTCTTACCACTCTGGAAAGAAGGCTGGAAACCGGCGGTTTGGTTCTAATGCGAAAAGAAGATGAAGTGATGCTCGGAACCGCTCCGGCTCTTTCAAAAATGATTGAGGATCTGGCCAAGGAAGAACTGACTAAAGATTTGGGGCGAGCCGGTCTCGAAACTCTTTCCGTTATTCTTTACAAAGGGCCGATTACCCGTCGCGAAATTGATTTTATCCGCGGAGTTAATTCCACTTTTATTTTGAGACATCTTCTGATTCGCGGTTTAGTCGAAAAAATTACTAACCCAAAAGACGAGCGAAGCTTCCTCTACAAGCCAACTTTTGAACTACTGTCTTATCTTGGGGCAAGTCGCCTGGAAAGCATCCCGAATTATCAGGAAGTTCTCACCCAATTGAATGATTTCCAAAAAGCTGAAGAGAAGTCGGAAGTCGAAAGTGAAGGAGAAACAACCAGCGAGCCTTCGGAAGAAAACCTGGAACCAGTTCAGAATGAATAG
- a CDS encoding putative peptidoglycan glycosyltransferase FtsW: MKAVDKPFLISILILVIAGLFIFSSASLGLLAGSGATFKSVLINQIVLGVVLGSLACYINNKIPYKFWRKYALFIFVGSILSVLLIFVPHIGFKYNGARRWISLGSFSLQPSEIFKVGFVIYFAAWLSGVKQKVDTFKYGSLPFAILIAIAAILMLIEPDTATFGVIFIAGLSMFVVAGCRWRDLFILGLIGIIGIGVLYVSRPYIRQRIDTFIHPANDALGSGYQIQQSLIAIGAGRLTGRGFGQSIQKFNYLPEPIGDSIFAVAAEEFGFVGASLIILLYLFFTFRGLRIAAQTPDLFGRLLVTGLVILILAESFINIASMLGILPVSGIPLLFISHGGTALFFTLAEVGIILNVSRYTSKR, encoded by the coding sequence ATGAAAGCTGTCGACAAACCATTTTTGATTTCTATCCTGATCTTAGTCATTGCTGGTCTTTTTATTTTTAGTTCAGCCTCTCTCGGACTTTTAGCCGGCAGCGGCGCCACCTTTAAATCCGTTCTGATAAACCAAATAGTTTTGGGAGTGGTGCTGGGGTCGCTGGCCTGTTATATCAACAATAAAATTCCATATAAGTTCTGGCGAAAATACGCTCTTTTTATCTTTGTCGGCTCCATCTTATCGGTGCTCCTAATTTTTGTTCCTCATATTGGATTCAAATACAATGGCGCCAGGCGCTGGATTAGTTTAGGTAGTTTTTCTCTGCAACCATCAGAGATTTTCAAAGTTGGTTTTGTTATCTATTTTGCCGCTTGGCTTTCGGGTGTAAAGCAAAAAGTGGATACTTTTAAATATGGCAGCCTGCCATTCGCCATTTTAATTGCCATCGCTGCCATCCTAATGTTAATAGAACCTGACACCGCCACCTTCGGAGTGATTTTTATTGCCGGACTTTCAATGTTTGTGGTTGCAGGTTGTCGTTGGCGGGATCTTTTTATTCTGGGACTTATCGGCATTATCGGCATCGGGGTTTTATATGTCAGTCGCCCTTACATTCGACAGCGAATTGATACTTTTATCCATCCGGCCAATGACGCACTGGGGAGCGGCTACCAAATTCAGCAGTCCTTAATCGCCATAGGAGCCGGGCGACTTACCGGTAGGGGATTTGGTCAAAGTATTCAGAAATTCAATTATTTACCGGAGCCGATTGGCGACTCTATTTTTGCCGTGGCAGCAGAAGAATTCGGTTTTGTGGGCGCTAGTTTAATTATTTTGCTTTATCTTTTCTTTACCTTTCGTGGCCTGCGCATTGCGGCTCAAACCCCGGATCTCTTCGGTAGACTATTAGTAACAGGGCTTGTTATACTGATTTTAGCCGAGTCCTTCATTAATATTGCTTCCATGTTGGGTATTTTGCCGGTTTCCGGAATTCCGCTTCTCTTTATCAGTCACGGTGGCACCGCTCTTTTTTTCACTTTG